The following are encoded in a window of Glandiceps talaboti chromosome 5, keGlaTala1.1, whole genome shotgun sequence genomic DNA:
- the LOC144435011 gene encoding pantetheinase-like has protein sequence MNTMASIRLFFLILTSLLVTCSFIPDKQHNRSHHLYPATDDSESNTTYLAAVYEHLSFDFIWPFGIATRHVAMKIMDINLDVFMKQAALAAIEGAKIIVFPEYGVTGLGLSRDQIVPFSEAVPSPDTNHYINPCSNDTRQYENTVLQKLSCIAKENSVVVVANMATIYGCTKSKDPNCPNDGRYQYNTNVAFLSDGRYVARYFKINLFAGEKNVFQVGSTGRENYGIFETDFGLFGMMTCFDVLFSHPALDLVASVGVKNIAFPTAWMNVLPLLTAVEFHQSFAISHDVNFLASNQHLPIAEMTGSGLYAGELGAVAYHYDMLSYEGKLVVGRLPVRPRHHATIYENFLTLQTFNQSDASDMRSNLPRVVKTQNRDDSAIASKRLSINNKAFGTNTQFIAEMNDDPYTFVALRDDKGSVNVCNNGLCCNLVYEKRQNGVIKELYALGAFTGLHTTDGKYYLQVCALIKCKLNLVSHCGEAETTAHTIFDKFDLSGNFTLAGEVNLFPEVLTSGVELAPIEREWSTQAPFNRIWSEQGVSRPILVAAIYGRRFDKDPVSTQ, from the exons ATGAACACAATGGCATCGATTCGGTTGTTTTTTCTGATTTTGACATCTCTGTTGGTGACATGTTCATTTATACCGGACAAACAACACAACCGAAGTCACCATCTCTATCCAGCGACGGACGACTCCGAGTCGAATACAACCTATTTGGCGGCAGTGTATGAACACCTTTCATTTGACTTCATTTGGCCTTTCGGCATTGCTACACGTCATGTTGCTATGAAAATAATGGACATTAATTTGGATGTCTTTATGAAACAAGCAGCTTTGGCTGCGATTGAG GGTGCCAAAATTATAGTCTTTCCTGAATACGGAGTGACTGGGCTTGGATTATCCCGTGATCAAATCGTCCCGTTTTCAGAAGCCGTGCCCAGTCCTGACACCAACCACTACATCAATCCGTGCTCAAATGACACCAGGCAGTATGAAAATACAGTACTACAAAAACTTAGTTGTATCGCAAAAGAGAACTCGGTCGTTGTCGTAGCAAACATGGCAACTATATATGGGTGCACGAAATCGAAGGATCCGAACTGCCCTAATGACGGGCGTTATCAGTACAACACAAACGTTGCTTTCCTTTCCGATGGTCGCTATGTTGCTAGGTACTTTAAAATTAACTTGTTCGCCggtgaaaaaaatgtcttcCAGGTTGGATCTACTGGTCGTGAAAATTATGGTATCTTCGAAACAGATTTTGGGCTTTTTGGCATGATGACTTGCTTCGACGTCCTCTTCAGCCACCCTGCGTTGGATTTGGTTGCAAGTGTCGGtgtaaaaaatatagcctttccgACCGCATGGATGAACGTACTACCTCTCCTCACCGCTGTGGAGTTTCACCAATCGTTTGCAATAAGCCACGATGTCAATTTTCTGGCATCTAATCAACATCTTCCAATAGCGGAAATGACCGGAAGTGGTTTGTATGCCGGTGAGTTGGGTGCAGTAGCGTACCACTACGACATGTTGTCGTATGAGGGGAAACTGGTTGTTGGGCGACTGCCTGTTAGACCGCGCCACCATGCGACAATTTACGAGAACTTTCTTACTTTACAAACTTTCAACCAATCAGACGCTAGCGACATGCGTTCGAATTTGCCGCGTGTTGTAAAGACCCAGAACAGAGATGATTCAGCCATAGCCTCGAAACGTTTATCTATTAATAATAAGGCTTTTGGTACGAATACCCAATTCATAGCCGAAATGAATGATGACCCATATACGTTTGTTGCACTTCGGGACGACAAGGGATCTGTTAATGTCTGCAACAATGGACTTTGCTGCAACCTTGTATATGAAAAACGACAGAATGGTGTGATCAAAGAATTATACGCTCTCGGTGCATTTACTGGTCTTCATACAACGGATGGTAAATACTACCTTCAAGTGTGTGCATTGATCAAGTGTAAGTTAAATTTGGTAAGTCATTGTGGTGAAGCAGAAACTACAGCCCACACAATTTTCGATAAATTCGATCTTTCGGGAAACTTTACACTCGCAGGAGAAGTTAACCTGTTCCCTGAAGTCTTAACAAGCGGAGTCGAACTTGCACCGATAGAAAGGGAATGGAGCACTCAGGCGCCATTCAATAGAATTTGGTCGGAGCAAGGTGTGTCGAGACCAATTTTAGTTGCCGCGATCTATGGTCGACGATTCGATAAAGATCCCGTCAGTACACAGTAG